The proteins below are encoded in one region of Ostrea edulis chromosome 3, xbOstEdul1.1, whole genome shotgun sequence:
- the LOC125674634 gene encoding uncharacterized protein LOC125674634: MVVIWIRGRLLVSEFITFSLQLVGGNDSPCDILERKEDSIAIYHIHFVYVCRSFKCCSGFKWDINTEKCLLCEVGYHGINCAERCSFPSFGEECQLFCNCSEVQCNYEKGCSKDGSLEGIIMEVVTTPAPKSRMTHNISVSLRDDADVNRGFPSRDTSFVLSTTPDMPKETSIESDAASMWKTLNEKKVGMVISITTLGLLFVILTVMYIWISHRIRVETNNRGKPTEDSDENSAV, translated from the exons ATGGTGGTGATTTGGATAAGGGGGAGACTGTTGGTGTCAGAGTTCATCACGTTTTCCCTGCAGCTGGTCGGTGGGAATGATTCTCCTTGTG ACATTCTTGAGCGCAAAGAGGACTCTATTGCTATATATCATATCCACTTTGTCTATGTTTGTAGATCTTTCAAATGTTGCAGTGGTTTCAAATGGGatataaatactgaaaaatgTCTCC TCTGTGAGGTTGGGTATCATGGGATAAATTGTGCAGAGCGATGTTCCTTCCCCTCCTTTGGAGAGGAATGTCAGTTATTCTGCAACTGCTCTGAAGTTCAGTGTAATTATGAAAAAGGATGCTCAAAAGATG GAAGTTTAGAAGGTATTATCATGGAAGTGGTTACAACACCTGCTCCAAAGTCCAGGATGACCCATAATATCTCTGTTTCACTAAGAGATGATGCTGATGTTAACAGAGGTTTTCCTTCACGAGACACTTCATTCGTTCTATCTACCACTCCAGACATGCCTAAag aaacgTCAATTGAAAGTGACGCTGCATCAATGTGGAAAACGTTGAACGAGAAGAAAGTAGGTATGGTTATCAGCATTACAACACTGGGactactgtttgttatcttaacAGTCATGTACATCTGGATATCTCATCGCATTCGTGTAGAAACAAATAATCGTGGGAAACCTACTGAAGATTCAGATGAAAACTCTGCAGTATGA